CGGATGTTCGAGCCGACCCCGTCATGCGGGGCGATGCCGTCGGCATCGGTCAGCTCCCAGGCCCGCGCGGTGAAACGGTAAGGCTTTGAGGTGAGGGCGCCGACCGGACAGAGATCGATGATGTTGCCCGAGAGCTCATGGCTTACCGTGTGCGCGACGAAGGTCCCGATGCGCATGTCTTCGCCGCGACCCGTCGCGCCGAGCTCACGCACGCCGGCAATCTCGGCGCCGAAGCGCACGCAGCGTGTGCAATGGATGCAGCGGGTCATATCCGTGGCGATGAGCGGACCGAGATCCTCGTCCTTGACGACACGCTTGCGCTCGGCGAAACGCGACACGTCGCCGCCGTAGCCCATCGCCACGTCCTGAAGCTCGCATTCGCCCCCCTGATCGCAGATCGGGCAGTCGAGCGGATGGTTGATGAGCAAGAACTCCATCGTCCCCTGCTGGGCATCGATGGCCTTGGGCGAGCGTGTCAGAACCTTCATACCCGCGCCGACCGGCGTCGCGCACGCCGGCACCGGCTTGGGGAAAGGGCGACCGCCCTGCTCGGCCTCGACGAGGCACATGCGGCAGTTGGCCGCGATCGACAGCTTTTTGTGATAGCAAAAACGCGGGATGATGATCCCCTCGCGGTCCGCGACCGTGATGATCATCTCTCCCGGGTCCGCCTCGCAGGTGCGGCCGTCGATCTCGATCGTGATCTTGTCCGTCATTCAGCTCTCTCGATCGGCGCCCGTGGGCCGGATGTCGCGCACCGCTCCGGCGCACGTTCTCGGACCTGCTCGCTCGCGCGAACCGGGCCATTCTACAAGTTTGCGATTCCGGGGCAGTGACGGCAAACCGCGCTCGCCCCGATGCGGATCAGGCCGCAGGTCTAGGCTGCCATGCTTTGGCCGTGCTCGATCAGGTGCTCGAATTCGTGTCGATAGTGCTTGAGAAAGCTCTGCACCGGCATTGCCGCGGCATCGCCGAGGGCACAGATGGTACGACCCCCGATCCGACCCGCAACACTGTCGAGCAGATCCAGGTCGCCCGGCCGGCCCTTGCCGTCCAGGATGCGACGCAGCACCCGCTCCAACCAGCCCGTGCCTTCGCGGCAAGGCGTGCACTGACCGCAGGACTCGTGCATGTAGAAGTGCGAGAGGTTGTGCAGGACCCTGACCATGCAGGTCCCCTCGGCGATCACGATCACGGCGCCCGAGCCCAGCATAGAGCCCGCCTTGGCGATCGAATCGTAATCCATATCCACATCCATCATGACGTCGCCGGGCACGACCGGGACCGAGGATCCGCCGGGAATGACGGCCTTGAGCGCTCGGCCGTCCTTCATCCCGCCGGCCATCTCGAGCAGATCCCGAAAGGGCGTGCCGAGAGGAACCTCGAAGTTGTCCGGCCGGGCGACATGCCCGGTGACCGAGAAGAGCTTGGGACCGCCGTTGTTCGGGCGCCCCTGCTCGAGGAACCACTGCCCGCCCTTCTCGAGGATGACCGGGATGGATGCCAGCGACTCGGTGTTGTTGATGGTGGTCGGACGCCCGTAAAGACCGACCTGGGCCGGGAACGGAGGCTTGAAGCGCGGCTGCCCCTTCTTGCCCTCGATCGACTCCAGAAGTGCCGTTTCTTCGCCGCAGATGTAAGCACCGGCGCCGAGATGATTGTAGAGGTCGAAATCGACGCCCGAGCCCTGGATGTCCTTGCCCAACAGACCCGCCGCGTAGGCTTCGCGAATGGCGTCCTCGCACCGTTGGATCGGCTCGTAGAACTCGCCGCGGATGTAGTTGTAGCCGACCGTCGCCCCGATGCAGTAGCCGGCGATCGCCATGCCCTCGATCAACTGATGCGGGTTGTAGCGCAGGATGTCGCGATCCTTGCAGGTTCCGGGCTCGCCCTCGTCCGAGTTGCAGACGATGTACTTTTGGCCGGGCGCCGTGCGCGGCATGAAGCTCCACTTCAGACCCGTGGGGAACCCTGCACCGCCGCGACCGCGCAACGCCGAGAGCTTGATCTCTTCGATGATGTCGGCCGGATCCGGGCGCTCGCGCAGAATCTTTTCCCACTGCACATAGCCGCCGAGGCTGCGATAGGCATCCAAGGTATGCCGTGTCGTCGCATCCAGGTGCATATTGCGAAAACAGACGC
The sequence above is drawn from the Thiocapsa rosea genome and encodes:
- the nuoF gene encoding NADH-quinone oxidoreductase subunit NuoF; this encodes MVPNQNSVCFRNMHLDATTRHTLDAYRSLGGYVQWEKILRERPDPADIIEEIKLSALRGRGGAGFPTGLKWSFMPRTAPGQKYIVCNSDEGEPGTCKDRDILRYNPHQLIEGMAIAGYCIGATVGYNYIRGEFYEPIQRCEDAIREAYAAGLLGKDIQGSGVDFDLYNHLGAGAYICGEETALLESIEGKKGQPRFKPPFPAQVGLYGRPTTINNTESLASIPVILEKGGQWFLEQGRPNNGGPKLFSVTGHVARPDNFEVPLGTPFRDLLEMAGGMKDGRALKAVIPGGSSVPVVPGDVMMDVDMDYDSIAKAGSMLGSGAVIVIAEGTCMVRVLHNLSHFYMHESCGQCTPCREGTGWLERVLRRILDGKGRPGDLDLLDSVAGRIGGRTICALGDAAAMPVQSFLKHYRHEFEHLIEHGQSMAA